The region CCTTTCAGATTTATGCAAGGCCCTAGTGCTTTGGAGCCTGATGCTGTGTTTCCAGAGTGAGAGAAACAAATGCCAATGAAAAGGACCAGTAAGATTTCTCTCTTAAATATAGTAAGTTCTAAAATCTATTCATACTAAAAGCTTAGATTTTCTTGGTCATATTTACTGAGAAATAAATACTGTGTAGAAATGTTTGTGATCTATAGTACTTCTTTTGACCACATATCCTTTGTGAAATGACCCAGCACTGGGACTTATTCATATATACCTCCCCTCTATGTTAATACacacttgtgtgtttgtgtaaatatGCCTATAAGATAATTTCAGGTGGACTCTATTACCTATTCACCATTAATTGAAGTTAATATGTTGAACAGTAGATTTCCAAACTCTTTTTACTTTGCAAGATTGAATTTTCATCCCCTTGGGCCATTTTCTCTTCCACTAGCTCCGGCAACCAACATGATTCTGTCTGTTTAggtaagtataattgttatttgACTTCACATAGATGGTGCAATATTTCTTGTAaagttttccttgttttttttttttttttttgttttgttttcatagtgACTTTGTTGTCAAACAATGTCCAAAAATCTAGAACATTACAAGCAAGTCTAAGGttcaaaagaaatacagagaaaaaataatcctagatatagaaatgaagaaatgccAGAGTCACTATAGATGTAAACTGCAGTGTCTTAGTCAATAAGCTGCATTTCCATAAAAGAGGCCAATTTCTCtagatttatgatttttttatgaacagcatatgtatgtatatatctatatctatatcatctatgtctatgtctatatctatatcatctatatatatgtatatttatatctatatccatatctatctctatcatctctatctctgtccctgtgtctctctgtctctatctctatctctctctatatatcatctatatctatatatatatccacatccATATcaatatctatatcatctatctatctatatatctccaactaaaaagtttttttttttttttttttttttttttttttttttttttttgcttgatacTGGAAATACTGCTAATGATTCTAAGTATGCTGAAGAATAGCCTGGAGATAGGTCACCAGCAGATTGCTGAAAGTTTTCCCTGAATCAAGAACAGACAGAAATAATAAAGgaaggatgagaagacagaagagcattagCTCTTGTGCAATCAATGTGCCCTTTGCCTTTGAATTTTCAATTAGTCTGGTTAGCAATATTAGGTCACTGGTCAAAGCTGTGGTATATTAGTGATGTTCTTTACTGTAATAAACCTATAAGAAAGCTAATTAAGGAAGACAATGTTGTTCGGTATCATGGCAGCAGCATGGAAGGCAGGTTCAAGCTATTTGAAGCTATTTGTTTATTGACACTCAAACAAGAAACTGACCATTTGAAAGAGCAGgtgtgtttttaaattcttctttttttgtaactttatttatttttttttctgtctccacagATCCTCTAAGAGAAGAATGGCTTTTGAAAATGCGTCTATGGTAATTGAGTTCATTCTCTTGGGGATAACAGACCAACCTGACCTCAAAATACCATTGTTCCTACTCTTCTTTGTAGTGTACATGATAACTGTGTTGGGGAATTTGACCTTGATCATTCTAATTGTGCTAAATTCTCacctccacacacccatgtactttcTCTTGTTTAACTTGTCTTGCATTGATCTCTGCTATTCTACTGTGATAACACCTAAAATGATGATGAACTTCATACTAAAGAAGAATGTCATCTCTTACACAGGGTGTATGATCCAGTtatacttcttttgtttttttgtcatttCTGAGTGTTATGTGCTGACTTCaatggcctatgatcgctatgtggcAATCTGCAATCCACTGTTGTATAATGTTACCTTGTCTTCTAAGGTATGTTTTTATCTGATGCTCAGTTCATATTTCATGGGATTTTCTGGTGCCATGATACACACTGGATGCATCTTGAGACTGACATTTTGTGATGGAAATACCGTCAACCATTATTTCTGTGATCTCCTCCCTTTGCTGCAAATCTCCTGCACCAGCACCTATGTCAATGAGATAGAGCTGTTCATTGTGgcaggaaaggacatcattgtgccCACTATTATCATCTTTATCTCTTATGGTTTCATCCTCTCCAACATCCTCAAAATAAAATCCACTGAAAGCCGGTCCAAAGCCTTCAGCACCTGCAGTTCCCATATGCTTGCTGTTTCTCTGTTCTTTGGATCAGGTGCATTCATGTATCTCAAACCTACTTCTGCTCTATCTATCAATGAGggaaaattctcttctcttttttataCCATTGTGGTCCCCATGATGAACCCTTTAATTTACAGCTTGAGGAACAAAGATGTTAAAGTTGCCTTGAGAAAAACTTTGAGCAGGAGAATATTTTGATCAGATACTGGATAACTCTGAGCCTATACTTAAACAATAGCGAGATTATCTGTGTTTGCTATATTTTTGACactatttctgttttcaattattctattgtgatatatattatatttaagtatGTTTTGTCTAGCATATTTTCATATTAACTTTTTTCTTCTCAATTTAAATCAGATATCtgctttttatcatttttaaatagatttttactCACTGTGTGTACAATTGATGCTTTTATCATTTTACATCTTTTAGAATAGCATTAAGTATCTCTTTTGTTATTTCTCATTGTAAATACTAGCAAGGAGATatttaacagttttttttccatttatttgatTAAAGTAATATGAAGTTGTCTGTATGACTATGCAGACAACTGGCCACATTTGTCATCTGAAATCAAATCCCAAATCCTCATgttgtctttgtgtgtttcttgtttttgtatcCTTCACTGGACAACAATATATTACTCTCTAAAGCCAGTATTTAATAGGTATAGATATGTCTGCCTTGACCATGGTCTTCAGCCCATACTGCAGATATAGGTATGGCACACAGaatattgttttgctaaatgtcTAATATTTAACTTGTAAATATAAAGAAGTACATTTTATTGCTAAAATACACTATGACAAACATATAATATTAGAATTCTTGATATTGGTAGTTTATATAATAGTACAGGATTTTTTAAGTCCATGAACTTTAAGATTCTTGATCTCAAGCCTACCACACTTTTAAATATACCTTCCAACTAGAATCAAATATGAGGACTTATTTCTaatatgtgctttttttttttttgctgatgaTCTATAAActagcattgtgtgtgtgtgtgtgtatttgtgtgtgtgtaggtgtgtttgtgtgtgtaccataTTTATTCAGTAAAACTGTTTgctgtctctttttattttttaacagcagATGCATGCTTCACAGGTGAAGTTAAAGATGATTGATTCGATATGCTATCTGAATTCTTTGGACCAAAACCCTCAAAAACGTTTTAAGAGTTACTTAGATAAGGCCTTGAGAAGGAATAGAAGCTAAAGGTAGCAGGTCTAAGGTACTCATTCAAGAAATATGAAATCTGTATgttaaatgagaaataaaaattatactgaAATTCCATCAGATTTTGTGTGAATTTTTCGACTGGGTTTTATATCTCTATTATTTTAAATCTCAACTATTCAATACAGGATGAATGTATGCATGATGAATAATtatggttgtcaacttgacacatttgAGAAGAGAGGATCTCCATTAAGAAACTGCTTATATCAAACTGACCTGTgggcacatttgtgtgtgtgtgtgtgtgtgtgtgtgtgtgtgtgtgtgatatattttTGATTGTTCATTGACATGGGAGGGCCCAATACACTGTGAATGATGCCACCCCTAGGCAGGCCTCAGGAAATATAAGAAAGTGAGCCTGAAGAAGGCCAATAAATCACattcctccatagtctctgctaCAAGGTTACTGCCTTGCGTCCCTGGCCTGACTTCCGTTAGTGATAGATCAGGGCCAAGACAAAATGTGACTTTCTACTCCAAGATGATTTTGTTCATGGTCTTTTAACATAGCAACAGTAAGCAAAATAGGGTAGTAGATTATCAGAATTTTAGAGAACTATTGAAAATGtggagatttttgttgttgttagttgttctcagaacagaccactctaGACCACacggttcctggggggggggggggtattcaagagatagggcaaaggtggggggaagaagatggaagaagaagaagagaagtagaggccggccatgaccacatggagagagaggaagagaaggggggaggggacagagaagctagaggcaagagagtaagagggtaagagattaagaaggaagggggcaagcagccccttttatagtgggccaggcctacctggctgttgccaggtaactgtggaggtggagtttagacagaatactaacagtggtAAAGTTAGTAGAGAACCCACCTTAACAGACAAAATAAGTTGCAATTGAAACTTGCTTTAGGGaaattgaacttaaaaaaaaatatatatatatatatggaaaactcTTACTCTCTTCTagggaaaatattcaaaataaaatggatcCAGGAGTTCTCTGGGGATAACCTTGTATTGACTTATGTTATTTAATACTAAAGAAAGTTTAATTTCAAAGTATAGGAGGAACAAGATAAAACTAAATCATCCCtgtgtttcttgatttttatctctcacactcatataaaataaaaagactttaaaatgttaCTTGAGGGGAGAAAGTAAAGCAAATTTGAAAAGTATATTTAGCGAATAATTCCTACTATGAAAAAGCCATTCTGAGAGGATGATGAAAATTATGAAGTTGAGAGAGAGGGACATATTAAGAGCAGAAATTTGAAAGCAGATCCCTGAGATAATGTCttgtgattctttttcttttatgttgatttttttattacttttattttgttacagTCCAGCTGTTGTCCCCCTCCTGATTCCCTCTTgcacagttccttatcccattctgtttctccctgtctctaaaataatgaccaccccccccccccccaccagacctcctccttccctggggccttaagtctcttaagggttaggccTGTCTTCTCCAACCTAGACCAGACCAGGCGGTTCTCTTCTATATGTGTGTCAAGGGCCTTGGAACAGCTCCTGAATGCTGCCTAGTTGATggatcagtgtctgagagatctcaggagtccaggttagttgggactgctggtcttcctaaggggttgcctttctcctcagctacatccagtctttccctaattcaatcagaGAGGTTCCCCAgctttagtccaatggttgggtgtaagtatctgtgtctgtctcagttagTTGTGACAgacctcttagaggacagccatgctaggctcctgtctgtaaacacatcatagcatcagtaatagtgtcaggtcttgcaGCCTCCCCTACAGATCTCAAGAAAGTTAATAATTGGAAAGATCTAAaagaggatgcttcaatcccacttgggagggagaagaaaataatcattggAGGCAAACGGAGAAAGGAACCTGAGTGAGAgatgaaagagggaagggaaaaggaaaagggttAGCATGATATGGCACTTGAAGCTTAAACAAAATAGAagtactgacctcaggccatgggtaggAATCTTTTACTACTTAGTAATGAATGCTGTAATCACTTCTGTTAGTGTCTTCCTGTGCCTTCCAACTAGTAGGCTGAACTTTAAAGTcaagcagttcctgctgagatagaacaaaggccaatTTGCTTAATCCTCctctgttaggctacaggtgttaatcacctaaacTAGCAGActtttaccctcagaaagagcaagaaagtttttaggacATTTTAGAAGTTATTATCAGCATTTCGGTATAGGTTAGAGAGCTAGAAAACCCTGagatccaccccaccccccccccgactttaaagccatcaccagagtcctattCTGTGCCCCTACCCAATCCAGGCTGGGATCAGGAATGGGTATCAGAAGTGTGGGAGTCAGGAGAGAAGCCATGAGgggcagcagaatgaatggaaatatgcaacctctgggcagagaaagaggggaaccctctagaagtaccagagacctgggaggtgaaagactctcaggactcagagagGGACCATAGATGAATTGCAcaaaagtggggagagggaactcatagAGTCTATCCTCCAgtaaaagacagggcatcaagagaaggaatggggttgccatcccacagtcaaaaattcagACCTGGAATTGTTCCTGTATAAAAAGAtttgcagggataaaaatggagaagaggaggtCCAGTGTCTTCTGATTCTTAGGAGACATTGCAAGAAGTGACAAGAAGGTATGGAGAGCCCATAAAGGAAACAAGAGATCAGCAATTCTGTAAGTACTCAGCCAGTGAGAACTTCAGCCAAGTGTCCTTCTATTCTGAAGAGATAAAACTGTTGTCACTCTGCTTTCTCTAGGGCCTGTCTTTCCTAGACTTTAGTTATGTATGTCAGGCAATGAGCACAGATATTCAGTAGGCAACCACCAACGCCCCTGCTacagtgcttttattttttcatgagcAAACAATAGTAAATGACAGAACTTagattcttttcatcttttgttgaggcccacactctgcctcaacactttgcctcaacactttggggctaagtgctctggtcaagagagagagtggggctcttggggcaagaaacgcgaagaatgaagacaagacagggtataatcaagtctctttttatcaagtctcttctattgaagggaattctgaggtatttatatacacaagcaggagaacacaggtgaaaacattttaccacgtgcaccatacagctgaggtcactaaacagcaaaacaagctatgtgggataaacaatatatttatcagagtgtgcttcagctgttataggcttttgacaaccaagtctttcatcagggtatatggttccagatggctgcaaagttgatctagccgctttctactaaagtcggctcccaacaatcttTCATCACCATATCcccaatttaatattttctaggATAATTATAATAGCACttattatttttcagtgttttccaCTTTTCATTCAGAATTATCATATATAAACATGAATGGTGTGTTGTCTCAATTGCTGAATATGTATGCACGTCATGGTTAAACTCATGATTTATGGTTGGACAGGATTTGTTTCCCAATTATGGACTCCATTATCAATAAAAGTAGTTATTAAAATtgtgggaacattttttttccttttagatacaataggcttttctttaaattgtttgtttgaaactAAAGAtgcactgaattttttttttaattctgtaataTTTGAAACTCTGCATACATATCAGGACTGTGTCCATTCCTAATGGTTTTCATGACAACTCAGAACAAAAGATGGGTGAACTAAATTACTAATCTTTCATTTGAAGACTTGCAAGACACAATTAAGTCTCATTAATCTTCGAAAAAGTTCAATTTCCTAAGtaatttatttccatattttattctcttttgtaaAATTTGTTTTAGTAGTGAAAACATGCTTTGTTAAATTTAAGAGAAGCAATGTTTAAAAGATtgaaaccaattttttttttttattaagtatcATAAACTCTTTTCATACATTTggatttttccaaaataaaactaCTCCTGCTCGGTATTTCCATACATGTTTTAGCAAGTGAGTgacttttattgtttgtgtttcaAAGGATATACAGGTAATTTGAGAGAATGTGTAATTGTATTGATGCTGTCACAGCTGGCAACTACACTGGTACTGGGAaattcttgtgtgtatgtattctgaAAAGATATTTAGACTTTGAGCGGTACATTTATAAATTTCATCTATAACAAAAAGTGTTCTTCTACCTTCCCTCTGCACTCCCCCTAATAATTtcattcccccttctaagtggctttgaagcatccatactttagccttccttcttgttaagtttCATATATTCTTTGAGTAGTAttttgggtattttgagcttttaggctaatatccagttatcagtgagtatatcCCATATATaacttttgggtctgggttacctcactcaccaTGACATTTCCttgttccatccacttgcctacaAAGTTTGTgaagttgtcatttttaataATTGAGTAGTATtccaattgtgtaaatgtatcacattttctgtatccattcttctgttgagggacatgtgggttgtttccagcttctgggatatatatatatatatatatatatatatatatatatatatatataatataaatataaggctgctgtgaacatagtgaagcatgtgtccttgttatgtgttggaacatattttgggtatatgcctggaGTGTCAGGCAGAgagctatttccagttttctgaggaactgccagattgatttacaACATGGTCTCACAAGCTtataatcccaccagcaatggaggagtattcctctttcaccacatccttgccaacatctgctctcatctaagccattctgattggtatgaggtagaatctcaagggcattttgaattgcatttccctgatgactaaggaagttaaacatttctttaggtgtttcttgtcCATTTGAGATTACTAAATTGAGggctctttgtttagctctgtatggcatttttaaattggattattgggttttctggagtctaatttcttgagttcattgtatattgtggatatcaaccctctatttgatatagggttggtaaagatactttcccaatttgtaggttgctgttttattctattgacagtttcctttgccttacagaagcttctaaGTTTCATGACGTCCcttttgtcaattgttgatcatagagcctgagctattggtgttctgttcaggaaaatttcccctgtgcagATGTGTTCaatgctctttcccactttctcttctgttagattcaacatgtttggttttatgtgaaggttcttggtccacttggacttgagctttatacaaggagataaaaatagttcaatttgcattcttctatatgcaggctgccagttaaaaaaaaaatattcttcttaCTTAAGAGTGGGATAAAGTTCCCGACCCTCTGTTCTACCTCATCTCCTCCCATATTTGCACTGCTTCCCGCtattttccttccccctcccaaatccttctctccctctacttccccaAGATTATTCTCTTCCTCCTACTGAGTAGtactgtagcatccacactttggtgtgatattttttcttcttgagtttcatatggtctgtgactTGTATATTGGGTATTCTGTGCttcttttgggctaatatccacttaccagtgaatacataccatgtgtgttcttttgggtctAGGTCACCTcattcaggattatattttcaagttccatccatttgcctgtgaattttatgaaatCATTAAGAGTGGAGCCCCTTGGTCTTATGGAGGCTAGAGGACCCAAGATAAGAAAATGCTAGGCCACTGAAGCAGGAGTAGATGGGCAGATGTGGAATCACCCTCATCGaggcagggggaaggagggggcttgtggaggggaacttggagggggataacatttgaaatgtaaataaatgaaataacttataggaaatgaaaaaaagagcGGAATAAAGCTTCCACAATGAAAGTATAAATCTAATTAATCAAATCTTTCTTTGGGAAATCTTCTGCTTCTCTCACCGTTGGTATTGCAGGGGCCATGACTGGGAGCACTCCGCTGGAAAACTGATGAGTAAGAGGTAAAGGGACTGTGAGATCTGCTTGTAACACTTAAATAGCACCATTGTATTCTTGGTAGAGTAACCTTACACACATTTTATATGATTCTGTTTGTTGCTATAGTATCTCTTATAGTCCCCACCTTGTAAAAGAAATTTAACAGTTATTTGACAGACATATAGCCttgtcattatatatatatatatgcatatatatatacatatatatatcttaaaaaatataaaaatgtcatatttcacatttttatgttaaaaatatttctgataaagaaacagtaattaaagaaaatgtggccatgaatttgaaagagagtaaaaTATGGGGTACATGAAAGATtatgagggaagaaaagaaaagaaaggtggaaATAATGTGATTATAtagtaatttcaaaaataaaaatactattaaaaatagaacataaaattGTTTATGTATGCCTTTATATTTCCCCAATACCTAGTCTTTGTTAAGAAcattcta is a window of Arvicanthis niloticus isolate mArvNil1 chromosome 26, mArvNil1.pat.X, whole genome shotgun sequence DNA encoding:
- the LOC143439005 gene encoding olfactory receptor 8B8-like; amino-acid sequence: MAFENASMVIEFILLGITDQPDLKIPLFLLFFVVYMITVLGNLTLIILIVLNSHLHTPMYFLLFNLSCIDLCYSTVITPKMMMNFILKKNVISYTGCMIQLYFFCFFVISECYVLTSMAYDRYVAICNPLLYNVTLSSKVCFYLMLSSYFMGFSGAMIHTGCILRLTFCDGNTVNHYFCDLLPLLQISCTSTYVNEIELFIVAGKDIIVPTIIIFISYGFILSNILKIKSTESRSKAFSTCSSHMLAVSLFFGSGAFMYLKPTSALSINEGKFSSLFYTIVVPMMNPLIYSLRNKDVKVALRKTLSRRIF